The Fulvia fulva chromosome 1, complete sequence region CTGCCTGCAACGCCGCGTCCCATCCGCCGACCCGATCTGCTCGCGAGAGGCCTGACCTTACAACTCCCTCCCCCGCGAGTCTCCTCCGCCGAAGCGCAGCCCGCTCGAGCGCTGTCGCCCTTCACCCTCCCGCCCAGTCCGAAGCCCGACAACCGCAGTCTCGACAGTACGGTCTCGGGTACCGGCGCTAGCTCCACAGCGTACATGCACTCACCTGATCTCTCGCATTCACCAGTCACCAACCTGCCACGACACTCGCGCGGCCTTGACTTCTCACGTGCATGCACAAGACTACATCACTCCACTGTTGCCGAGAGCAGTCCCGACTCCTCGCCCATCATCACTCAGCGGGCTGTCAACATCCCTGGTCGCAAGATGTCTGTCGGCAGCATGGCACTGGACTCGCCAAATGTCATGGGGCCATCGAGTCTGCCTTGGGCGATGCCTGCCGCGGAGAAGAGCACTATGAGCAGCTCAGTGGGCAGCGTGAACATGCTGGGCAGTGATATGGAGAGCACCGATAGCGACGAGGACGCCAGCATGGGCGGCGACGATACCGAGGACCCCATGTTCACCACACCCCAGGTTCACAAGCTCCACAATCCAAGTATGCCTACACCATTTCACGCACCGCCATTGACACCCAGTGGTAGCGCTACTTGGGCTACAGGTAGTCACTTTTCGCCTGCACAGACCAGCCTGATGAAGACCATGAGGAGATCGAGGCTGCAGAAGCCAGGCCGGAGGAGCAGAAAGAGTTCGAGCAGTGCAAGTGGAAGTGGCTACAGCTCCGTCAACTCACCACGTGCAACCTCACCTCCACCCTTGCGCAGCATCGAGTCTGCTGCAAACAATGGGTACTTCTCGTGGACAAATACTGCTCGAAGCCGGCGGGAGAGTCTGGCTATGGGACCAGACGGCTTACATCTGTCAAGTGGCAACGACAGCGGTGATGAAGCCTCACGCGATCCCTCCAATCCTTCCACACCTGGCGTTGTGAGAAGACCCGTCACCCGCCGCGGGAACCTCTTGCCAAAGACCAAAGGCTTCGCCCGAATCCGTGCGGCTCTCCTCGAGGAAGCAGCACCCGTTGATACGGAAAACAAAAAAGAACACGAGACGATGCGTCAAGTCCGTGAACGAGACACAAGCGTGGGCGATCGCGAGCCTGATCGCCCGACAACAGCTACCGCTGCCTCGTCGCCGAATCTTCTCCCAGCTGTGCCAGAGTGCGCTCAGGAAGACTTGGGCAGGGACGAAAGCATGGATGCTGATAGTCGAGGCCTCGGTATGAACTTCGCTGCTCATGCTAGTCGCAACAGTGGTGGCATGAATTACTGGAATCGCTTTGATCCTGCGATGCGGACACCGCCACCTCCGACTTTCGCTCGGCAGTGCAGTAGCGCCATGTCTGATGTTAACATGGACTCTCCAATGGGTGACCTGTGGCGTCGACCACGAGCACGATCGTCTGCATCCGATGCGAGCGAAGCCTTCGTACCGACTGGTCCTCAGAACGGAGCCACCACTGCCGTCAGCGATGACATGCATCTACAGCATTTCAAGAAGCGTAGACGAGAGGATGACTTCGACATCATGACTATAAAACGTCGTGCCGTGAGCCCAGGAATTTCAGCGCAGAATAGCCCTGTCCTGACCAACTCGCCTACCACCAAGACCACCAATGGCGATGTGTTGTGGGGCCTGCCACCGGAGAAGAAGGACAAAAAGGATCTCATTTCCTCTGATAGCTCTTTGCCGAGCGCAGGCACGCCTCAGCTGCAACCCATTAGGAGCGGTGGCAGCTCGATTGGTACGTTGGCCAGTCAAGGCAAAAAGCTCGGGTTGCAGCCCATGGCGGACACGAATGACGGCTTGATGAAGATGAGCATTGAATAGCATTTTGCATTTTTATGGCGACTGGGTTAGCGAAGGCGTTCTGGAGCATCATGGTGGACGCAGGAGCTCCAAACATCGTGTATCATGAGCAGAATTGACAATCACGAAGATAATCGTTCACCTACTGACTGCGTCTTCGTGCTGTCGTGTCAGACCAAAGCTGCTTCAAGACCGAATCGCTTGCAACAATGGTATGCATCTTGCCTACCATACTGTCATTCCGCCCGCTCAGTCCGTTGTCTGGCGCGGTTCTAATGAGTTCTTCGCAAAACGCTCGCTGTGGCACCCACAGCTCACTCCGCGATACGCTGATCCCAGCTCGGATGAGCTTCCGGCGAATGCTGCGATGCTCCATGGCAGTCCAGACCTTGACCGTATTTCTCTGCGGTTGATAAACCATTGCAGCTCATGACCTTCCCAATCGACCTCCGCCTTTCCACGAATCTGAGAGTGGTAGACAAGCACCAATCGTGGATTCTCTCGATTTCTCCGGGGTCGCCGATGTGTCTCATCCCTCCACCTTGAGCTGCTTCAGACTCTCCACAGCATCCTCGCCCTCCTCATCATCCTCAATCGTGTTCCCAGCCAGGCCCTGCTCCCAAAGCTGCCTACCGGTGAGCTTTTTCTCCTCGGTCTTACCGCCACGCTTCTTCTTGTCTTCTGCTTCCTGCTCAGCCAGCCTCCTCTCTGCCGCCTCCTTCATCTCCTGTCGGAAATTCTCCCTCCATGCCAGAAATGTCTCCCTCGTGACCTTCTCCCCCTCGAACTTCCTGTTCTCTTCCTCCTCTGCCTTGGCAGCCTCGAAATCCTTCTGTGCCTGTACCGCCTGTGCCCGTTCACTTATCAGAAGCTCGGCAGCATCCTTGAGCGTACTGACGAGAGTGAAGACCATGGCCATGCCCATGCTCTCTTCGATGGTGGGCTCCAGCGCTCCGAGCAGTCGCGCCTTGTCCTGCTGTATGTCGAGGTGTTTGTGTTTGGGCGCATTGGGAAGCTGGGAGACGTCGAGATATGGTGCTTCATCGGGATATGCTTCCGGGTAGCGGACGTTGAGGATGACGACGGGAGTCTCGGAGTCTTCATCGTCGTCTGGTGGGGGGTCGAGGCTGATGGTTACGCGGTACTCGGCGTCGTTGATGTCCTGTATCTCGTCCGGGAAGATGGAGTCCAACACCTCGCGTTCCTCTTTCTGTTCTTCTCGGCCCATCGTGCTCGCTCGTCAGCCCCTGTCTGCCTTCCGCTAGATATCGCAGAGTGGCGAGTGGCGATTGAACAAGCTGGCAGCTCTGCAGGGGGTGACAGTGTCGAGAATGCTGATCGTCTGTCAACTGATTCACGTCCGGTTGCAACCTTGAAGTCATCCTCGGAGCTATATCGATAGCACGGACCACATCCGGAAAACAAAATTCGAGGTCCATACGATTACATGTACAGTTGTACACCCCCCACACGCACATAGCAACGGCTGTACATCAAGGCGCCGCTACCACACCACGACATCATCCGGGAGTCGCAAAGAATGGCCAGGACCAAATACAAGCACTCAGGCGCAACACGAGAGGCAATGGCATCAACATCACCGGAGCAGCTCTACGCGCTGGCATTGGACCATGTTGAACAATCGCAGCCGGCAGAGGCACTTCTTGCAGCCAAGCAACTTTGGGCACTGGTCAAAGATCGCCCATCCGTCAACGAGAAGTTGCCGGCTCTCAATCTACTCGGGGACATCAGCATCGAACTTGGCGCCGTTGACTCGGCCCGGGCTTACTTTGAGCAAGCTGTGAAACTTGATCCTGAAGGCCAGCTTCCGGAGGCACTCGGTGGCGGCGCCGAGAAGTTCCTATGGCTTGCACAGCTCTGCGACGAGGGTGGCAAGCAGAGTGTGGAGTGGTTCGAGAAAGGCGCCAAAGCGCTGCAGAATGAAATTGCGGCCATCGAGAGTGGCCAAATTACAGGACTGGGCGAAGAGCAGCTGCTGCTGATGCGGATCGAGAAGAAACGCAAGCTGGCAAATGCCCTCTGTGGCATCGTAGAAGTCTACATGACAGATTTGTCGTGGGAGGACGATGCGGAGGCACGATGTGAGAGTCTGGTCACTCAAGCAATGACGGTGGAGGACGAGACGAGCCCGGAGGTGTTGCAGACCCTAGCTTCCGTGAGATTATCACAGGAACGGAAGGAGGACGCACAATCAGCGCTGAAGCGATCCTTGGAGACGTGGATTGAACTCGAGTCAGAAGATGAAGCTGTACCAGATTTTCCCACAAAGATATCACTCGCACGTCTGTTGATGGAGGCCGACCTCTTCGACG contains the following coding sequences:
- a CDS encoding putative assembly chaperone of rpl4; translated protein: MARTKYKHSGATREAMASTSPEQLYALALDHVEQSQPAEALLAAKQLWALVKDRPSVNEKLPALNLLGDISIELGAVDSARAYFEQAVKLDPEGQLPEALGGGAEKFLWLAQLCDEGGKQSVEWFEKGAKALQNEIAAIESGQITGLGEEQLLLMRIEKKRKLANALCGIVEVYMTDLSWEDDAEARCESLVTQAMTVEDETSPEVLQTLASVRLSQERKEDAQSALKRSLETWIELESEDEAVPDFPTKISLARLLMEADLFDEAMEVCHRLIQEDDQSVEAWYLGGWCQHLLAERNKASSELVNGSAMDTGVDDQPAAVYHRALKGSRRWLRMAAKLYEQQQYEDDRLFAHAKELVASLDTVLGPEDDQAEDEDEEEWEGIEDGSEDEEMQDS